From one Heptranchias perlo isolate sHepPer1 chromosome X, sHepPer1.hap1, whole genome shotgun sequence genomic stretch:
- the dnajc22 gene encoding dnaJ homolog subfamily C member 22, whose translation MAKSLLITYVLWSFGGPFGLHHIYLGRDSHALLWMVTLGGFGVGWIREFWRLPKYVENANMCHKKIQKKRVLQPSMSMIRVFGQIAVGVYFGIVALISLSSLSSFYIMALPLAITLGVHLVANVGEETSNVKTTMIASVITSPIFYGRPIATVPISIVATITSMQHRRYKTPSDREDNLSVRLYRLGLAWLAFTMPISYCVFHNTTVTVTYITDTISLILDSVRIFPFVSGLLESAFLLPYHTWKLFTGGIGLSYGYNQEWEKLFASISTIQTERKRLAYEVLGLHEEATLEEINKSYRVLLKRWHPDHNRHNLDEAERQFLEIQAAYEVLAKTKKGETH comes from the exons ATGGCAAAGAGTCTGTTGATCACTTATGTCCTTTGGTCATTTGGTGGACCTTTTGGTCTCCATCACATCTATCTTGGGAGAGATAGTCATGCCTTACTATGGATGGTGACACTTGGTGGATTTGGAGTAGGGTGGATTAGGGAATTTTGGCGATTGCCAAAGTACGTGGAAAATGCAAACATGTGCCACAAGAAGATCCAAAAAAAAAGAGTTCTACAACCATCAATGAGCATGATCCGTGTTTTTGGCCAAATTGCAGTTGGAGTTTATTTTGGTATTGTCGCTCTCATAAGTCTGTCATCATTGAGTAGTTTCTACATCATGGCCCTGCCACTTGCAATCACACTGGGCGTTCACCTGGTGGCCAATGTTGGGGAGGAAACCTCCAATGTAAAGACAACAATGATAGCTTCAGTTATTACGTCCCCCATATTCTATGGAAGACCCATCGCGACAGTACCCATCAGTATTGTTGCCACTATTACCTCTATGCAACACCGTCGCTACAAAACTCCAAGTGACAGAGAAGACAACCTGAGTGTAAGACTCTACAGACTAGGTCTAGCTTGGCTGGCTTTCACAATGCCAATCTCCTACTGCGTGTTCCACAATACCACAGTTACGGTTACATACATCACAGATACCATCAGCCTTATACTGGACTCGGTCCGAATATTTCCATTTGTCAGTGGTCTTCTTGAGTCTGCATTCCTCCTTCCATATCACACATGGAAGCTGTTTACAGGTGGGATTGGATTAAGCTATGGatacaatcaggagtgggaaaagCTCTTTGCATCTATCTCTACCATACAGACTGAAAGAAAAAGGTTAGCGTATGAG gTGCTGGGATTACACGAGGAAGCAACTTTAGAAGAGATCAACAAAAGTTACAGAGTGCTGCTGAAACGCTGGCATCCTGATCACAACAGACACAATTTAGATGAAGCAGAACGACAATTCCTTGAGATCCAGGCAGCATATGAAGTACTTGCAAAAACAAAGAAAGGCGAGACACATTAA